One Actinomadura viridis genomic region harbors:
- the eccCa gene encoding type VII secretion protein EccCa codes for MGIVLVRRPERRPPPRLPEGEILLEPPPEIPETINQGFANVLMYLPMAASGGAMGLMFMGGAGGAGGGNPIMWVASGLFVLSMVGMGVGHMGQGAGERKQQLNGARRDYYRYLDQIRARVRTAAAQQREALEWTGPSPRTLWSLAMSHRLWERRPADEDFGQVRLGLGRQRLALELVTPETKPVEDLEPMCAGALRRFLRAHATVPDLPVAVSLPAFARIVPGGDADAARSMVRAMVAQLVAFHAPDDVRLSICASPERMPEWQWAKWLPHCLHPTEHDAAGPLRLFAHSLADIERLLNEELKDRPRFTAGADPQDPPFHVVVVDGGTVPPDCQLGADGIKGVCVIDLGGSVAPTPDATMLHLNVTSERVEMLERDHTGKDVASPLGRPDSFTPVQAEGLALRLAPLRAGAADEPEQSPLAGDLTLTSLLGLDGAEDIDPRNGWRTRAPRNRLRVPIGVDADGRAVELDIKESAQGGMGPHGLLIGATGSGKSELLRTLVLALAITHSPETLNFVLVDFKGGATFLGMERLRHVSAVITNLEEELPLVDRMYDALHGEMIRRQELLRASGNHASLRDYEKARELGAELAPLPSLFVVLDEFSELLSAKPEFAELFVMIGRLGRSLGVHLLLASQRLEEGKLRGLESHLSYRIGLRTFSAMESRVVLGAPDAYELPPQPGNGYLKVDVSDMVRFKAAYVSGPAGDEQRGRTRPQAERRPRIMPYTPAVIAPPAVEEPAPEEPAGQESGESLFSTVIDRLSGEGPEAHRIWLPPLDVPPTLDRLLPPLSATPGQGLTSAGWEGRGRLAAVVGMIDRPFEQRRDPFWVDLSAAAGHVGIAGAPQTGKSTILRSLIASLALLHTPEEVQFYCLDFGGGTLSALAGLPHVGGVTNRLDGDRVRRTVAEVSSLLERREAEFTELGIDSIATYRRLRAAGDVRGDGFGDVFLVVDGWATLRQEHERLEEVVTDLAARGLGYGVHVIATAGRWSEFRMGIRDMFGTRLELRLGDSYESEIDRRLAENVPEGRPGRGLTRDGMHFLAALPRIDGRGTAGDLADGVAALVEAVSGAWTGPQAPPVRLLPGLLPVSALADVPRERWQVPIGIDEEGLSPVHLDLAADPHFVVVGDTESGKSNLLSLIAEGIVAGHAPDEAKLLFIDYRRTLLDTAATEHRVGYAASAPAAAELVTDLAEALNERLPPADLTPEQLRDRTWWKGSDVFLFVDDYDLVATAHNPLLPILDLLPQARDIGVHLVLSRAGGGAGRALFDPILQQLKDMGSPALVLSGSREEGPLFHEIRPQPLPPGRGTLGDRRSGTRLIQTAARGA; via the coding sequence TTGGGCATCGTTCTCGTACGGAGACCGGAGCGGCGGCCACCTCCGCGGTTGCCGGAGGGCGAGATCCTGCTCGAGCCGCCGCCCGAGATTCCGGAAACGATCAATCAGGGGTTCGCGAACGTCCTGATGTACCTGCCGATGGCGGCCAGCGGCGGGGCCATGGGCCTGATGTTCATGGGCGGGGCGGGCGGCGCCGGCGGCGGCAACCCGATCATGTGGGTCGCGAGCGGGCTGTTCGTCCTGTCCATGGTCGGGATGGGCGTCGGGCACATGGGCCAGGGCGCCGGAGAGCGCAAGCAGCAGCTGAACGGCGCCCGCAGGGACTACTACCGCTATCTCGACCAGATCCGGGCCCGGGTCCGTACGGCCGCGGCGCAGCAACGCGAGGCCCTCGAATGGACCGGGCCCAGTCCCCGGACGCTGTGGTCGCTGGCGATGAGCCACCGGTTGTGGGAACGCCGGCCGGCCGACGAGGACTTCGGGCAGGTCCGCCTCGGCCTCGGGCGGCAGCGGCTGGCGCTGGAGCTCGTCACCCCGGAGACCAAGCCCGTGGAGGACCTGGAGCCGATGTGCGCGGGGGCGCTGCGGCGCTTCCTGCGGGCGCACGCCACCGTCCCGGACCTGCCCGTCGCGGTGTCGCTGCCGGCCTTCGCGCGCATCGTCCCCGGCGGTGACGCGGACGCGGCGCGGTCGATGGTGCGCGCGATGGTCGCCCAGCTGGTCGCCTTCCACGCGCCCGACGACGTGCGCCTTTCCATCTGCGCGTCACCCGAGCGGATGCCGGAGTGGCAGTGGGCCAAATGGCTGCCGCACTGCCTCCACCCCACCGAGCACGACGCGGCGGGGCCGCTCCGGCTGTTCGCCCATTCGCTCGCGGACATCGAGCGGCTGCTGAACGAGGAGCTCAAGGACAGGCCGCGGTTCACCGCCGGCGCCGACCCCCAGGACCCGCCCTTCCACGTCGTGGTCGTGGACGGCGGGACGGTCCCGCCGGACTGCCAGCTCGGCGCCGACGGCATCAAGGGCGTGTGCGTCATCGATCTCGGCGGGTCGGTCGCCCCGACGCCGGACGCCACGATGCTGCACCTGAACGTGACGTCGGAGCGCGTGGAGATGCTGGAACGGGACCACACCGGCAAGGACGTCGCGAGCCCGCTGGGCCGTCCCGACTCGTTCACCCCCGTCCAGGCCGAGGGGCTCGCGCTGAGGCTGGCGCCGCTGCGCGCGGGGGCCGCCGACGAGCCGGAGCAGAGCCCGCTGGCCGGCGATCTCACGCTGACGTCGCTGCTCGGCCTGGACGGCGCGGAGGACATCGACCCGCGCAACGGCTGGCGGACCCGCGCGCCGCGCAACCGGCTGCGGGTGCCGATCGGCGTGGACGCCGACGGCCGCGCGGTCGAGCTGGACATCAAGGAGTCGGCGCAGGGCGGCATGGGCCCGCACGGACTGCTCATCGGCGCGACGGGGTCGGGCAAGTCGGAGCTGCTGCGCACGCTGGTGCTCGCCCTGGCGATCACGCATTCCCCGGAGACGCTCAACTTCGTGCTGGTGGACTTCAAGGGCGGCGCCACGTTCCTCGGGATGGAACGGCTGCGGCACGTGTCCGCGGTCATCACCAACCTGGAGGAGGAGCTTCCCCTCGTCGACCGGATGTACGACGCCCTGCACGGCGAGATGATCCGGCGCCAGGAGCTGCTCCGGGCGTCGGGCAACCACGCCTCGCTGCGCGATTACGAGAAGGCGCGGGAGCTGGGGGCCGAGCTGGCCCCCTTGCCGAGCCTCTTCGTGGTGCTGGACGAGTTCTCCGAGCTGCTGTCGGCCAAGCCCGAGTTCGCCGAGCTGTTCGTGATGATCGGCCGGCTCGGGCGCTCGCTGGGCGTGCACCTGCTGCTGGCCTCCCAGCGGCTGGAGGAGGGCAAGCTGCGGGGGCTGGAGTCGCATCTGTCCTATCGCATCGGGCTGCGCACGTTCTCGGCGATGGAGTCGCGGGTCGTGCTGGGCGCGCCGGACGCGTACGAGCTGCCGCCGCAGCCGGGCAACGGCTATCTCAAGGTGGACGTCAGCGACATGGTGCGGTTCAAGGCCGCGTACGTGTCCGGGCCGGCGGGCGACGAGCAGCGGGGGCGGACCCGGCCGCAGGCCGAGCGGCGGCCCCGGATCATGCCCTACACGCCCGCCGTCATCGCCCCGCCCGCCGTCGAGGAGCCCGCCCCGGAGGAGCCCGCGGGGCAGGAGTCCGGGGAGAGCCTGTTCAGCACCGTTATCGACCGGCTCTCCGGGGAAGGGCCGGAGGCCCACCGCATCTGGCTGCCGCCGCTCGACGTGCCGCCGACGCTCGACCGGCTGCTGCCGCCGCTGTCGGCGACGCCCGGCCAGGGGCTGACGTCCGCCGGCTGGGAGGGCCGCGGCCGGCTCGCCGCCGTGGTCGGCATGATCGACCGGCCGTTCGAGCAGCGGCGGGACCCGTTCTGGGTCGACCTGTCGGCCGCGGCCGGGCACGTGGGGATCGCGGGGGCTCCGCAGACCGGCAAGTCGACCATCCTCCGCTCGCTGATCGCCTCGCTCGCCCTCCTGCATACGCCCGAGGAGGTGCAGTTCTACTGCCTGGACTTCGGCGGCGGGACGCTGAGCGCGCTGGCCGGGCTGCCGCACGTGGGCGGCGTGACGAACCGGCTGGACGGCGACCGCGTCCGCCGTACCGTCGCCGAGGTCTCCTCCCTGCTGGAACGGCGGGAGGCGGAGTTCACCGAGCTCGGGATCGACTCCATCGCCACCTACCGGCGGCTGCGCGCGGCCGGGGACGTCCGCGGCGACGGGTTCGGTGACGTGTTCCTGGTGGTGGACGGATGGGCGACGCTGCGGCAGGAACACGAGCGGCTGGAGGAGGTCGTGACCGACCTGGCGGCGCGCGGGCTCGGGTACGGCGTCCACGTGATCGCCACGGCGGGACGGTGGTCAGAGTTCCGGATGGGCATCCGGGACATGTTCGGCACCCGGCTGGAGCTCAGGCTGGGTGACTCCTACGAGTCCGAGATCGACCGGAGGCTCGCCGAGAACGTCCCGGAGGGGCGCCCGGGACGCGGGCTGACCCGGGACGGCATGCACTTCCTCGCCGCGCTGCCCCGGATCGACGGCCGCGGGACCGCCGGCGACCTGGCCGACGGCGTCGCGGCGCTGGTCGAGGCGGTCTCCGGGGCCTGGACCGGCCCGCAGGCACCGCCGGTGCGGCTGCTGCCCGGCCTGCTGCCGGTCTCGGCCCTGGCGGACGTGCCCCGCGAACGGTGGCAGGTGCCCATCGGCATCGACGAGGAGGGGTTGTCGCCCGTGCACCTGGACCTCGCGGCCGACCCCCACTTCGTGGTCGTCGGCGACACCGAGAGCGGCAAGTCCAACCTGCTGAGCCTCATCGCCGAGGGCATCGTCGCCGGGCACGCCCCGGACGAGGCCAAGCTGCTCTTCATCGACTACCGCCGGACGCTGCTCGACACCGCGGCGACCGAGCACCGCGTCGGGTACGCGGCGTCGGCGCCGGCCGCGGCGGAGCTGGTGACCGACCTGGCCGAGGCCCTGAACGAGCGGCTGCCGCCGGCCGACCTCACTCCCGAGCAGCTCCGGGACCGCACATGGTGGAAGGGATCGGACGTCTTCCTGTTCGTGGACGACTACGACCTGGTGGCCACGGCGCACAATCCCCTGCTGCCGATCCTCGACCTCCTGCCCCAGGCCCGCGACATCGGCGTCCATCTCGTGCTCTCGCGCGCGGGGGGCGGCGCGGGCCGCGCGCTGTTCGATCCGATCCTCCAGCAGCTCAAGGACATGGGCTCCCCCGCGCTGGTCCTGTCCGGGAGCCGGGAGGAGGGGCCGCTGTTCCATGAGATCCGTCCCCAGCCCCTTCCGCCGGGCCGGGGCACGCTCGGCGACCGGCGTTCCGGTACGCGGCTGATCCAGACGGCCGCGCGCGGCGCGTGA